The Leucobacter rhizosphaerae genome includes a region encoding these proteins:
- a CDS encoding 3-isopropylmalate dehydrogenase codes for MTRTIKLAVIPGDGIGPEVIAEANRVLDAVLAGGDVVLDRTEFSLGAERYLATGETLPEAEQAAIAEHDAILFGAIGGVPGDPRLRDANIERGLLLKLRFDFEHYANLRPCTLFPGVTSTLRDPGHVDFLVVREGTEGPYAGNGGTLRGGTPHEVATEVSVNTAFGVERVVRYAFETAAARPRQKLTWVHKTNVLVHAGAIWQRVVQAVAAEYPQIEVDYMHVDAATIFMVQDPSRFDVIVTDNLFGDILTDLAGAIGGGIGLAASGNINPDGTFPSMFEPVHGSAPDIAGQQKADPTAAILSAAIMLDHLGLGAEASRIRDAVRADLATRGSAPRATAQVGDAILAELSRS; via the coding sequence GTGACCCGCACCATCAAGCTCGCAGTCATTCCCGGCGATGGCATCGGCCCGGAAGTGATCGCGGAAGCCAATCGGGTCCTCGACGCGGTGCTCGCCGGTGGTGACGTGGTGCTCGATCGCACCGAGTTCTCGCTCGGCGCCGAGCGCTACCTCGCGACGGGGGAGACGCTTCCCGAGGCCGAGCAGGCCGCGATCGCCGAGCACGACGCGATCCTCTTCGGGGCGATCGGAGGGGTCCCGGGCGACCCCCGGCTGCGCGACGCGAACATCGAGCGCGGGCTGCTCCTGAAGCTCCGCTTCGACTTCGAGCACTACGCGAATCTCCGCCCGTGCACCCTGTTCCCGGGTGTCACGTCGACGCTGCGGGATCCCGGTCACGTCGACTTCCTCGTCGTGCGCGAGGGCACCGAGGGCCCGTACGCGGGCAACGGCGGCACCCTGCGCGGCGGCACGCCCCACGAGGTCGCCACCGAGGTCTCGGTGAACACCGCGTTCGGGGTCGAGCGGGTCGTGCGCTACGCGTTCGAGACCGCCGCGGCCCGCCCGCGCCAGAAGCTCACCTGGGTGCACAAGACGAACGTGCTGGTGCACGCCGGGGCGATCTGGCAGCGTGTCGTGCAGGCCGTCGCCGCCGAGTACCCGCAGATCGAGGTCGACTACATGCACGTCGACGCTGCCACCATTTTTATGGTCCAGGACCCATCGCGCTTCGATGTGATCGTCACGGACAACCTCTTCGGTGACATCCTCACCGACCTGGCCGGCGCCATCGGCGGCGGCATCGGACTCGCGGCCTCGGGGAACATCAACCCCGACGGCACGTTCCCGAGCATGTTCGAGCCCGTCCACGGCTCCGCTCCCGACATCGCCGGGCAGCAGAAGGCGGACCCGACCGCGGCGATCCTGTCCGCGGCCATCATGCTCGATCACCTCGGCCTCGGCGCCGAGGCCAGCCGCATCCGCGACGCCGTCCGGGCCGACCTCGCCACCCGCGGCTCCGCGCCCCGCGCCACCGCTCAGGTCGGCGACGCGATCCTCGCGGAGCTGTCCCGCTCCTGA
- a CDS encoding ABC transporter ATP-binding protein has protein sequence MTGTPAPGNSGLLVADGVAVELDGAELLAPTTLALAAGTCVAVRGQNGAGKTTLLRVLSGRLRPTAGSVRLAGDALDERRADHRAAVAALIEPPTLYPDLTIQDQLALIEAAWSGARSGSRSEPLERAAIAAPGFGSGAIDHFGLEGLRTRFPHELSSGQRQLVSLAVTFARPASVLLLDEPEQRLDPDRRGLVAKAIERARAQGVAVAFATHDPELVARVADAEVVVGVA, from the coding sequence ATGACCGGGACCCCTGCGCCCGGGAACTCGGGGCTGCTGGTCGCGGACGGCGTCGCGGTCGAGCTCGACGGTGCCGAACTGCTCGCCCCGACGACCCTCGCGCTGGCCGCCGGGACCTGCGTGGCGGTGCGCGGGCAGAACGGTGCGGGCAAGACCACGCTGCTGCGGGTGCTGAGCGGACGTCTCCGTCCGACCGCGGGATCCGTGCGGCTGGCGGGCGACGCACTTGACGAGCGCCGAGCCGATCACCGTGCCGCCGTCGCGGCGCTCATCGAACCGCCCACGCTGTACCCGGACCTCACGATCCAGGACCAGCTGGCACTGATCGAGGCCGCGTGGTCGGGGGCACGGTCGGGATCGCGGTCGGAGCCGCTGGAGCGCGCCGCGATCGCGGCGCCGGGGTTCGGTTCCGGCGCGATCGATCACTTCGGGCTCGAGGGGCTCCGCACGCGGTTCCCGCACGAGCTCTCCAGCGGGCAGCGGCAGTTGGTTTCGCTTGCCGTGACGTTCGCGCGGCCCGCCTCGGTGCTGCTGCTCGACGAACCCGAGCAGCGGCTCGATCCCGATCGCCGCGGGCTCGTCGCCAAGGCGATCGAGCGGGCGCGCGCGCAGGGGGTCGCCGTGGCGTTCGCGACGCACGACCCCGAACTCGTCGCGCGGGTCGCCGACGCGGAGGTGGTCGTTGGCGTCGCCTGA